One Sphingobacteruim zhuxiongii DNA window includes the following coding sequences:
- a CDS encoding transposase: MARIFDESFKKMAVELSSLKGSVLEAAKELDLDASRLSKWRVDPRYNGGTLLPKNDKLTPEEQEIRELKKRLKEAELENVILKKAVAIFSKGD; this comes from the coding sequence ATGGCAAGAATATTTGATGAGTCATTTAAAAAAATGGCAGTAGAGTTGTCCTCTCTAAAGGGCTCGGTTTTGGAAGCAGCAAAAGAGTTGGATCTAGATGCAAGTAGATTAAGTAAATGGCGTGTAGATCCTAGATATAATGGAGGTACACTATTACCAAAGAATGATAAATTAACTCCAGAGGAGCAAGAGATTAGGGAGTTAAAAAAGCGTTTAAAGGAAGCAGAATTAGAAAACGTAATCTTAAAAAAGGCGGTAGCCATCTTTTCCAAGGGCGACTGA
- a CDS encoding IS3 family transposase: MRKYEFIKSHMNLFAVEKMCKIINTSSSSFYKWISRPKSNRDKRTEELSILVKQAHQDSDQIYGSPRITLELNKKNHKISRSYVARLMRKLNLRSKIRKKFKITTDSKHSFQLAENLLGRNFFTDGLSQKWVGDITYIKTGSGWLYLTTVIDLADRKIIGWSFSNDMTAEHTTLKALKMAIAQRNVKQGLIFHSDRGAQYACNEFKSFLGKNEIIQSMSRKGNCWDNAVAESFFKTLKCELVYHRKFANREAARLEIFRYIEGFYHQKRIHSGLGNKTPNEMEKFYKSTSLLVA; encoded by the coding sequence CTGAGAAAATATGAGTTCATAAAATCGCATATGAACCTATTCGCAGTTGAAAAGATGTGCAAGATTATAAATACAAGCAGTAGTTCGTTTTACAAATGGATTTCTAGACCAAAAAGCAACAGAGATAAGAGAACAGAGGAATTATCTATACTGGTAAAACAAGCACATCAGGACAGTGACCAAATATACGGCAGTCCTCGAATTACTTTAGAACTGAATAAGAAAAATCATAAAATATCACGTTCTTATGTCGCCAGATTGATGAGAAAATTGAATCTAAGAAGCAAGATTCGGAAGAAATTTAAGATAACGACAGATTCCAAACACAGTTTTCAACTTGCTGAGAATCTCCTTGGAAGAAATTTCTTTACAGATGGCCTATCGCAAAAATGGGTTGGTGATATTACCTACATCAAGACTGGATCAGGATGGCTGTATCTTACTACTGTTATCGACCTTGCCGATAGAAAAATCATAGGTTGGTCGTTCAGTAATGACATGACGGCAGAGCATACAACTTTAAAAGCACTTAAAATGGCTATTGCACAAAGGAATGTAAAACAGGGTCTGATTTTCCACTCAGATAGAGGTGCTCAATATGCATGCAACGAGTTTAAGTCTTTCTTAGGAAAAAATGAAATTATCCAAAGTATGAGCAGGAAAGGTAATTGTTGGGATAACGCAGTCGCGGAAAGCTTCTTCAAAACACTAAAATGTGAATTAGTTTATCACAGAAAATTTGCAAACAGGGAAGCTGCGAGATTAGAAATCTTTAGATACATCGAAGGATTTTACCATCAAAAAAGAATCCATTCTGGATTAGGTAATAAAACACCAAATGAAATGGAAAAATTTTATAAATCAACTAGTTTATTAGTGGCATAA
- a CDS encoding DNA topoisomerase translates to MGTPATRASIIETLFKRDYIRREKKSLIPTDKGLQVYGVVKDKKIADVTMTAEWEMALQKIENNEAEADAFHRDMEAYATLITRELLETGIGKEKQPELTCPKCKSRQLLIWNKVVKCSDDACGWLQFRIVCGVSLSLADIESLVTKGKTNLVKGMKSNSGNKFDAYIVMDDTGKVSFEFEKRMPKRNL, encoded by the coding sequence ATTGGTACGCCTGCCACAAGAGCCTCGATTATAGAAACACTCTTTAAGAGGGATTACATTCGACGTGAAAAGAAATCCCTTATCCCCACCGATAAGGGATTGCAGGTTTACGGGGTTGTAAAGGACAAAAAGATTGCCGATGTAACCATGACCGCCGAATGGGAAATGGCATTGCAGAAAATCGAAAACAACGAAGCGGAAGCAGATGCTTTTCACCGAGATATGGAAGCCTATGCTACTTTGATTACACGGGAGCTTTTGGAAACGGGCATTGGCAAAGAAAAACAACCGGAGCTGACCTGCCCCAAATGCAAGAGCCGTCAGCTATTGATTTGGAACAAGGTTGTAAAATGTTCCGATGATGCTTGTGGATGGCTTCAATTCCGTATTGTGTGCGGAGTGTCGTTGAGCCTTGCCGATATAGAAAGCCTTGTGACCAAAGGAAAGACCAATCTTGTCAAAGGCATGAAAAGCAATTCGGGAAATAAATTCGATGCTTATATCGTCATGGACGATACGGGCAAAGTCTCTTTTGAATTTGAAAAACGGATGCCCAAAAGGAACTTATGA
- a CDS encoding ribosomal RNA small subunit methyltransferase A — MRKRNVPIRFTGQHFTVDTVLIKDAIHLIDLQKDDTVLDIGAGSGFLTVHLMKYSENVIVIENDRRLVSELKSKFKMNNNVMIAGIDYRKFSVPQKTFKVVSNIPYSITSEILKSLMYHNFELFNQGCLIVQLDCARKLVRRKYFNPYLIFYHTFFKIELIYEISPNSFMPPPKVKSALLKITKKKYIDVIDVEQKVRYLDFLHFMMKYPDLPLRTVLKKLFRKEQVRILAQTYNIMPEKPVQVMSAENFLRCFASMLEIVPVNYQPIYS, encoded by the coding sequence ATGAGAAAGCGGAATGTTCCTATAAGATTTACAGGTCAGCACTTTACAGTCGATACTGTTTTAATAAAGGACGCCATTCATTTGATTGATCTCCAAAAGGATGATACGGTTTTAGATATTGGTGCAGGTTCAGGTTTTTTGACGGTACATCTGATGAAATATTCTGAAAATGTTATCGTTATTGAGAACGACCGGCGTTTGGTCTCGGAATTAAAATCAAAGTTCAAAATGAATAATAATGTTATGATCGCTGGAATAGACTATCGTAAGTTTTCTGTACCTCAAAAAACATTCAAAGTGGTTTCCAACATTCCGTATAGTATAACCTCTGAAATTCTTAAATCCTTAATGTATCATAATTTTGAATTGTTTAACCAAGGTTGTTTAATCGTGCAATTAGACTGTGCTCGAAAACTTGTGAGGCGAAAATACTTTAACCCGTACCTGATTTTTTATCATACTTTTTTTAAGATAGAATTGATTTATGAAATCAGTCCAAATAGTTTTATGCCGCCCCCAAAAGTAAAATCGGCATTATTAAAAATCACAAAAAAGAAATATATTGATGTCATTGATGTTGAACAGAAAGTGAGATATCTTGATTTTCTTCATTTTATGATGAAGTATCCGGATTTACCTTTAAGAACAGTTTTAAAAAAACTTTTTAGAAAAGAACAAGTCAGAATACTTGCTCAAACCTATAACATAATGCCAGAGAAGCCTGTTCAAGTTATGTCTGCTGAGAATTTCTTACGATGTTTTGCTAGCATGCTGGAAATAGTTCCTGTCAACTATCAACCTATTTACAGTTAA
- a CDS encoding RteC domain-containing protein — MIKFYTDILSKLESSISELDLQTDYSTQRIEAAILLIVKCLSDLKAYIQKRGFKDVNEEIQFFKHQKPTIVAKLIYYNAIYKIETKKPYGTEPIRKYLNKELKKLKSFFDNNLDFYKYYRSNNSFLDESLFVRGKHDIKLWLDTYYFQSDHSFSTSHDYKVAKIIANDLIQVYIEDQLYNKIQKDKLKASKILKWTGNKVALIELIYALHYQGVLDNGNNDIRVLAQYFESAFGIDLGNFYQTYLELRNRKMNRTKFLDALREILLEKMDAQVEK, encoded by the coding sequence ATGATTAAATTTTATACGGACATACTATCCAAACTAGAATCATCAATCAGCGAATTAGATTTACAGACAGATTATTCCACACAACGGATAGAAGCTGCTATACTTCTGATTGTAAAATGTCTGTCCGATCTAAAAGCCTATATTCAAAAAAGAGGTTTTAAGGATGTGAATGAGGAAATTCAATTTTTCAAACATCAAAAACCTACTATTGTAGCGAAACTCATTTACTACAATGCTATTTACAAAATCGAGACAAAGAAACCATACGGTACAGAGCCCATAAGAAAATACCTCAATAAAGAACTTAAAAAGCTAAAAAGCTTCTTTGACAACAATCTTGATTTTTACAAGTATTACAGAAGTAATAATTCCTTTCTTGACGAAAGTCTTTTTGTTCGTGGCAAGCATGATATAAAGCTGTGGTTGGACACATATTATTTCCAGTCTGACCACAGTTTTTCTACTTCGCATGATTACAAGGTTGCCAAGATAATAGCCAATGATTTGATACAGGTTTATATCGAAGACCAGTTATATAACAAAATCCAAAAAGACAAATTGAAAGCCTCGAAAATACTGAAATGGACAGGTAACAAAGTGGCGTTGATTGAACTGATTTATGCCTTACATTACCAAGGTGTGTTGGACAATGGCAACAATGATATAAGAGTATTAGCCCAATATTTTGAAAGTGCCTTTGGTATTGATTTAGGTAATTTTTATCAAACCTATTTGGAATTGCGAAACCGAAAGATGAACCGAACTAAGTTCCTTGATGCACTTCGGGAAATTCTATTAGAGAAGATGGACGCGCAGGTCGAGAAATAA
- a CDS encoding BtrH N-terminal domain-containing protein, producing MKLENIKPFDGQHCETTATGTLLRQLDIELSEPMLFGLGQGLGFIYWNMKTMNFPFIGGRIKTDLLTQNLAKNLNLELTIKETSSTLKAWENVKQLLDNGKVVGLKLDCYHLEYFSNPFHFAGHYAAIYGYDNDTAFLVDTKQQGGQVKTSLQSLALARNEKGPMSSKNLYYTLNKTDKKYDLQSAILTAIRNNATDYINPPINNIGYKGILKTSKEIQKWFDTSNDIENEFKASAMIMEKAGTGGALFRNLYRDFLKESYELLKIDTLKQAQKQFIEIANLWTEISNLFLQVSKTKDRKYIEQATDILKQLSTKEKKVMEELAKI from the coding sequence ATGAAATTAGAGAATATAAAACCATTTGACGGACAACATTGTGAAACGACAGCAACAGGAACTTTGTTGCGACAACTTGACATTGAACTTTCTGAACCAATGCTTTTTGGGCTTGGGCAAGGACTTGGTTTCATTTATTGGAATATGAAAACAATGAACTTTCCTTTCATTGGTGGACGAATTAAAACTGATTTACTGACACAGAACCTTGCAAAGAACTTAAACCTTGAATTGACCATTAAAGAAACTTCCTCAACTCTAAAGGCTTGGGAAAACGTAAAACAACTTCTTGACAACGGAAAAGTTGTAGGACTTAAATTAGACTGTTATCATTTAGAATATTTCTCAAACCCATTTCATTTTGCAGGACACTATGCAGCAATTTATGGTTACGACAACGATACTGCTTTTTTGGTAGACACGAAGCAACAAGGCGGACAAGTAAAAACCAGTTTGCAAAGTTTAGCATTAGCACGAAATGAAAAAGGACCAATGTCCTCAAAAAATTTGTATTACACTCTAAACAAGACAGACAAAAAATATGACTTACAAAGTGCCATTCTTACTGCAATTCGTAACAATGCGACAGATTATATAAATCCACCAATCAACAATATTGGCTATAAAGGAATTTTAAAAACAAGCAAAGAAATACAAAAGTGGTTTGACACAAGTAATGACATTGAAAACGAATTTAAAGCAAGTGCAATGATTATGGAAAAAGCAGGAACAGGTGGTGCTTTATTCAGAAATTTGTACAGAGATTTTCTAAAAGAGAGTTACGAACTTTTAAAAATTGACACTTTAAAACAAGCACAGAAACAATTTATTGAAATTGCTAACTTATGGACAGAAATTTCAAATCTGTTTTTACAAGTCAGCAAAACCAAAGACAGAAAATATATTGAACAAGCGACAGACATTTTAAAACAACTTTCAACAAAGGAGAAAAAAGTAATGGAAGAATTGGCGAAAATATAG
- a CDS encoding helix-turn-helix domain-containing protein encodes MAFIFRTFAAPLNVQHIISNFWFFESDEGIGAYTHYATATVFPKIVFGLEGFFSISSDEGRQIKLDGSGFNGQTNTFMKLIVYSKKVSVFGVVLKPYSLFGLTGHTAEILNNEYLDFNSIWSTLGKNLEEEVITAPNHYSRIKIISSFLEKKWNKNCKSQGNIMIANAANELINLEGVLDINKISDKYSLSVRQFERNFKKMTGFSPKHFHRISRFEKAIDICLENRLKMTDIAYHFGYFDQAHFIKDFKQFSGYTPLRYQNLASSDIVFTKI; translated from the coding sequence ATGGCATTTATATTTAGAACATTCGCCGCACCTTTAAATGTTCAGCATATTATTTCCAATTTCTGGTTTTTTGAATCAGATGAGGGAATAGGTGCCTATACACATTACGCAACAGCAACAGTTTTTCCTAAGATAGTATTTGGTCTTGAAGGTTTTTTTTCTATTTCTTCAGATGAGGGTAGACAAATCAAATTAGATGGTTCAGGATTTAATGGTCAAACAAACACCTTTATGAAATTGATTGTATACAGCAAGAAAGTTTCTGTTTTTGGTGTAGTCTTAAAACCTTACAGCTTATTTGGTCTAACCGGACATACAGCGGAAATTTTAAATAATGAATATTTAGATTTCAACTCTATTTGGTCTACACTTGGGAAAAATTTAGAGGAGGAAGTTATCACAGCTCCAAACCATTATTCACGTATAAAAATCATAAGTTCTTTCCTTGAAAAAAAATGGAATAAAAACTGTAAGTCTCAAGGAAATATAATGATTGCAAACGCAGCTAATGAATTAATTAACTTGGAAGGTGTTTTAGATATAAATAAAATTTCGGATAAATACTCCTTATCCGTGAGGCAATTTGAGCGTAACTTCAAAAAAATGACAGGATTTTCTCCTAAGCATTTCCATAGAATTTCACGATTTGAAAAAGCCATTGACATCTGTCTCGAAAACCGTTTAAAAATGACTGATATAGCTTACCATTTTGGCTATTTTGATCAAGCTCATTTTATTAAAGATTTTAAACAATTCAGTGGCTATACACCTCTAAGGTATCAAAATTTAGCCTCTTCAGATATTGTCTTTACCAAAATCTAA
- a CDS encoding SDR family NAD(P)-dependent oxidoreductase has translation MITKEKKEMPSKVWFITGGSSGLGRSFTETALSRGDSVMVIARNVDTLNDLVLKFPNRLHALSTDVTDRNAVFASVDRCVEIFGRIDIVINNAGQFLFGMVEEVTEEQAMNHMKVNFFGALWVVQAVTPVLRSQGQGHILQVTSMGANGGFASVGLYSASKSALDSLSEALAMEVESFGIKVTILQPGGYVTDLFTRGLTSTKENPSYIDLRNKLAKLWTSSYDAPVSLASAVVSKIVDIEEPPKKIVLGGVAYDQVVEMIDIKLNEYRKWEDLSREAD, from the coding sequence ATGATAACAAAAGAAAAAAAAGAAATGCCATCTAAAGTATGGTTTATTACCGGTGGTTCCAGTGGACTTGGTCGGTCATTCACCGAAACAGCATTATCTAGAGGAGATTCTGTTATGGTGATCGCAAGAAATGTCGATACCTTAAATGATTTGGTGTTGAAGTTTCCGAATCGACTCCATGCATTATCAACGGACGTAACAGATCGAAATGCAGTTTTTGCTAGTGTTGATAGATGTGTAGAAATATTTGGTCGAATAGATATCGTAATTAACAATGCAGGACAATTTCTATTTGGTATGGTAGAAGAAGTCACCGAGGAGCAAGCAATGAACCATATGAAAGTCAATTTTTTCGGAGCGTTATGGGTAGTACAAGCAGTGACTCCGGTACTAAGGAGCCAAGGACAGGGGCATATTCTTCAGGTAACATCTATGGGTGCTAATGGCGGTTTTGCATCTGTAGGTCTTTACAGTGCATCTAAGTCTGCATTAGATAGTTTAAGCGAGGCGCTCGCTATGGAAGTTGAGAGTTTTGGAATAAAAGTGACCATTTTACAACCTGGAGGTTATGTTACCGATTTATTTACAAGAGGTCTTACTTCTACTAAAGAAAATCCTTCATACATAGATTTGCGCAATAAGCTTGCTAAATTATGGACATCTTCATATGACGCACCTGTTTCCTTAGCATCAGCGGTTGTGTCCAAAATTGTTGATATTGAAGAACCGCCCAAGAAAATAGTTCTAGGGGGAGTTGCTTATGACCAAGTAGTAGAAATGATTGACATTAAATTAAATGAATACAGAAAATGGGAAGATTTGAGCCGTGAAGCTGATTAA
- a CDS encoding helix-turn-helix domain-containing protein, which yields MAFIFRTFAAPLNVQHIISNFWFFESDEGIGAYTHYATATVFPKIVFGLEGFFSISSDEGRQIKLDGSGFNGQTNTFMKLIVYSKKVSVFGVVLKPYSLFGLTGHTAEILNNEYLDFNSIWSTLGKNLEEEVITAPNHYSRIKIISSFLEKKWNKNCKSQGNIMIANAANELINLEGVLDINKISDKYSLSVRQFERNFKKMTGFSPKHFHRISRFKKAIDICLENRLKMTDIAYHFGYFDQAHFIKDFKQFSGYTPLRYQNLASSDIVFTKI from the coding sequence ATGGCATTTATATTTAGAACATTCGCCGCACCTTTAAATGTTCAGCATATTATTTCCAATTTCTGGTTTTTTGAATCAGATGAGGGAATAGGTGCCTATACACATTACGCAACAGCAACAGTTTTTCCTAAGATAGTATTTGGTCTTGAAGGTTTTTTTTCTATTTCTTCAGATGAGGGTAGACAAATCAAATTAGATGGTTCAGGATTTAATGGTCAAACAAACACCTTTATGAAATTGATTGTATACAGCAAGAAAGTTTCTGTTTTTGGTGTAGTCTTAAAACCTTACAGCTTATTTGGTCTAACCGGACATACAGCGGAAATTTTAAATAATGAATATTTAGATTTCAACTCTATTTGGTCTACACTTGGGAAAAATTTAGAGGAGGAAGTTATCACAGCTCCAAACCATTATTCACGTATAAAAATCATAAGTTCTTTCCTTGAAAAAAAATGGAATAAAAACTGTAAGTCTCAAGGAAATATAATGATTGCAAACGCAGCTAATGAATTAATTAACTTGGAAGGTGTTTTAGATATAAATAAAATTTCGGATAAATACTCCTTATCCGTGAGGCAATTTGAGCGTAACTTCAAAAAAATGACAGGATTTTCTCCTAAGCATTTCCATAGAATTTCACGATTTAAAAAAGCCATTGACATCTGTCTCGAAAACCGTTTAAAAATGACTGATATAGCTTACCATTTTGGCTATTTTGATCAAGCTCATTTTATTAAAGATTTTAAACAATTCAGTGGCTATACACCTCTAAGGTATCAAAATTTAGCCTCTTCAGATATTGTCTTTACCAAAATCTAA
- the mobC gene encoding conjugal transfer protein MobC, which produces MQGEDDLRGLAKIMAFVRAVSILLVLMHFYWFCYGFFAERGWTLEIIGKILTNFNRTAGLFAHTLYTKIFALLLLALSCLGTKGIKNERITWAKIYTALASGFVLFFLNTPLLKLSTVIATSLYILTTSMGYLALLMAGVWMGRLLRNNLMDDVFNNENESFGQETRLMENEYSVNLPTRFYYKGKWNDGWINVVNPFRASIVLGTPGSGKSYAIINNYIKQHIEKGFAMYIYDFKFDDLSAIAYNHLLRHSDKYKVKPKFYVINFDDPRRSHRCNPLSPAFMTDISDAYEASYTIMLNLNRSWILKQGDFFVESPIILLASIIWFLKIYEDGKYCTFPHAIELLNKKYADVFTILTSYPELENYLSAFMDAWQGGAQDQLQGQIASAKIPLSRMISPQLYWVMTGDDFSLDINNPQEPKILCVGNNPDRQNIYSSALGLYNSRIVKLINKKDKLKSSVIIDELPTIYFRGLDNLIATARSNKVAVCLGFQDYTQLTRDYGDKESKVIQNTVGNVFSGQVVGETAKNLSERFGKVLQKRQSMTINRNDKSTSISTQLDSLIPGSKISTLTQGMFVGAVSDNFDERIEQKIFHAEIVVDNEKVSAETKAYKKIPQILSFTDENDNDTMKQVIEANYRQVKTDALQIIKSEMERIKNDPDLQYLIHEIS; this is translated from the coding sequence ATGCAAGGAGAAGACGATTTAAGAGGATTAGCCAAAATCATGGCTTTTGTGCGTGCCGTAAGTATTCTCTTGGTACTGATGCACTTTTATTGGTTCTGTTACGGGTTCTTTGCCGAACGTGGGTGGACACTGGAAATTATCGGTAAGATACTGACCAATTTCAACCGTACCGCAGGGCTGTTTGCCCACACCCTTTACACCAAGATTTTTGCCTTGCTGTTGTTGGCGTTAAGCTGTCTCGGCACTAAGGGCATAAAGAACGAAAGGATAACATGGGCTAAGATTTATACCGCCTTAGCCAGTGGCTTTGTGCTGTTCTTTCTGAACACACCATTATTAAAGCTATCGACAGTGATTGCCACATCGCTTTACATCCTTACAACGAGCATGGGGTATTTAGCCTTGCTCATGGCAGGGGTATGGATGGGCCGACTACTCCGAAACAATCTGATGGACGATGTTTTCAATAATGAAAACGAGAGTTTTGGGCAAGAAACCCGTCTGATGGAAAATGAATACTCCGTCAATCTTCCCACGAGATTTTACTACAAAGGCAAATGGAATGACGGTTGGATTAATGTCGTCAACCCCTTCCGAGCCTCGATTGTACTTGGTACTCCCGGCTCCGGAAAATCCTACGCCATCATAAACAACTACATTAAGCAACATATCGAAAAGGGGTTTGCGATGTATATCTACGATTTCAAGTTTGACGACCTTTCTGCAATTGCCTACAACCATTTACTGAGACACTCCGATAAGTATAAAGTAAAGCCGAAATTTTATGTTATCAATTTTGACGACCCACGCCGTAGCCACCGATGCAATCCGCTAAGTCCTGCCTTTATGACGGATATTTCCGATGCCTACGAAGCCTCTTACACCATCATGCTTAACCTCAACAGGTCGTGGATTTTGAAGCAAGGGGATTTTTTTGTGGAAAGTCCAATTATATTGCTTGCTTCAATCATTTGGTTTCTGAAAATCTATGAGGACGGGAAGTATTGCACGTTTCCCCATGCAATTGAATTGCTGAATAAAAAATACGCAGACGTATTTACGATACTGACCTCATATCCCGAACTCGAAAACTATCTTTCAGCTTTCATGGATGCGTGGCAGGGCGGAGCGCAAGACCAATTGCAAGGTCAGATAGCATCGGCAAAAATCCCTTTATCACGCATGATTTCGCCACAACTCTATTGGGTGATGACGGGGGATGATTTTTCACTGGACATCAACAACCCCCAAGAGCCGAAAATCCTATGCGTGGGTAATAACCCCGATCGCCAAAATATCTATTCATCCGCTTTAGGATTATACAATTCGAGGATTGTAAAACTCATCAATAAAAAAGATAAGTTAAAGAGTTCCGTTATCATAGACGAATTGCCTACAATATATTTCCGAGGACTGGATAACCTTATCGCAACGGCACGTAGCAATAAGGTAGCGGTGTGCCTGGGCTTTCAAGACTACACACAATTAACAAGGGATTACGGCGATAAGGAAAGCAAAGTCATTCAAAACACCGTTGGCAATGTGTTCTCTGGTCAGGTGGTAGGAGAAACTGCTAAGAACCTAAGTGAGCGATTTGGTAAAGTGTTGCAGAAAAGGCAGAGTATGACTATCAACCGTAACGACAAATCTACTTCTATATCCACCCAGTTGGACAGTCTTATTCCTGGCTCCAAAATATCCACCCTGACACAGGGAATGTTTGTCGGAGCAGTATCGGACAATTTTGATGAGCGTATCGAACAGAAAATCTTTCATGCTGAAATTGTCGTGGATAACGAAAAGGTTTCTGCAGAAACCAAAGCCTATAAAAAGATACCGCAGATATTATCCTTTACCGATGAAAACGACAACGATACTATGAAGCAGGTCATTGAAGCTAATTACAGGCAGGTCAAAACGGACGCTTTGCAGATTATCAAAAGCGAAATGGAACGGATTAAGAACGATCCCGATTTACAGTATTTAATACATGAGATTAGCTAG
- a CDS encoding abortive infection family protein encodes MAELKLQEKNRVEKFLDMSSGYVSNFSDRTFREFISDAVDLDIDDEKYHYASNSKANRLRQFIKVEDDHTAGKLLTELLIYHFEHLKDRRTDSWFKIENDEFDLKEELYKECQKIAERLKGNIVNDINAIKPNVEDLDFKKLSESIKDSIDKNLPEIALDRLHTFVMKYIRELCKKHNIAYLQDEALHSLFGKYVKFLISNNHIESEMSKRILRTSISNLDSFNDIRNNRSFAHDNPILNYEESILIFNNISSTIKFIEAIENRVDNNKEVHNTDWKDLEF; translated from the coding sequence ATGGCAGAATTAAAACTTCAAGAGAAAAACAGGGTTGAAAAATTTTTGGATATGAGTTCAGGTTATGTTTCAAATTTTAGTGACAGAACATTTAGAGAATTCATATCAGATGCTGTTGATTTAGATATTGATGATGAAAAGTATCACTACGCCTCTAACTCTAAGGCTAATCGACTAAGACAATTTATTAAGGTAGAAGACGACCATACTGCAGGGAAACTATTAACCGAACTTCTAATTTATCATTTTGAACACTTAAAAGATAGAAGGACAGACTCTTGGTTTAAAATTGAAAATGATGAATTTGACTTAAAAGAAGAACTTTATAAGGAATGTCAAAAAATAGCAGAGCGATTAAAAGGTAATATTGTAAATGACATTAATGCTATCAAACCAAACGTTGAGGATTTAGATTTCAAAAAACTATCAGAGTCCATAAAAGATAGTATTGATAAAAATTTACCAGAAATTGCACTTGATAGATTACATACTTTTGTAATGAAATATATAAGAGAACTATGTAAAAAACATAACATTGCATATTTACAAGATGAAGCATTACATAGTTTATTTGGTAAATACGTGAAATTTTTAATCTCGAATAATCATATTGAATCGGAAATGTCCAAAAGGATATTAAGGACGTCCATTAGTAATCTTGACTCATTCAACGATATTAGGAACAATCGAAGTTTTGCTCATGATAACCCAATATTGAACTACGAGGAAAGTATATTGATATTCAACAATATTTCAAGTACAATTAAGTTTATTGAGGCTATTGAAAATCGCGTTGACAATAATAAAGAAGTTCATAATACTGATTGGAAGGACTTAGAATTTTAA